The Chthoniobacterales bacterium DNA window GGAGGAAGAGTCGAATGCAACTCCCGACAAACCCATTAAGATCGCACTCGTGGGCCGTCCGAACGTCGGCAAATCGTCGCTCATCAATTCCATCTTAAACGACCAGCGAACCATCGTCAGCGATGTCTCCGGCACGACCCGCGATGCGGTGGACATTCCGTATCGGCAGGGCGAGCAGGATTATCTCTTGATCGACACCGCAGGGATACGGCATCGCTCGAAGCAGGACACATCGGTGGAAATCTTTTCCGTGATGCGCTCCGAGAAAACCATCCGCCGCGCCGATCTTTGCGTGCTCGTGCTGGATGCTGCCGTCGGCCTCACCGCGCAGGATAAAAAGATCGCGGGCCTCATTCAAAAAGCTGAGAAACCCTGCATCGTCGTGATCAACAAATCCGACTTGCTCGACAGCGCGGGCAAGGATGCGCGCCGTGATTATTTGCAGATGCTGGGCACGGAATTGTTCTTCCTCGACCACGCTCCGAGGGCGCTCGTTTCCGCAAAAACCGGGCAGCGGATGGAGGATCTTTTCAAGTGCATCGAACGGGTTGTGACTCAGTCGAAAAGCCAGCTCGCGACCGGCCCGCTCAATCGTTTGCTGAAGCAGGCGCTGACCGCGCATCCGCCGCCAGTGGTGGGCAACCGGCGCTTAAAGATCTACTATGCGACCCGCATCGACGACAAACGCCGCGACCTGATTCCCGTGCCACGCTTCCTGTTTTTCGTGAACAAACCCGACGCGCTTACGCAGACTTACGAGAAATATCTCGAGGGCCAGATTCGCGCGGCGACAGCTTACGAGGGACTTCCGGTGATCTTCAAACTCCGCGAACGCGAGCACACCACGCCGGGGCCCGTGTAGCAGTTGGCGTTTCTCCGGGAGCGCACTCGTGTTCCAGCGGACGTCTCGTCCCATGGCGAGAACCGGCCCTTTTGCGAGACGCAAAAGGGAACACGCGAAACGCGTGCGCTCTCGGAGAATTTCTAGCCGATCAGCGAATCTTCTTCCTGATCAAGCACGGCGCGGACTTTGCGGGCGAGCGTGCGTGCGGTGAAAGGTTTTCGCAGGAAATAGGCCTCGTCCTCACCGATATCCTCGCGGCTCAACATGTTTTCGAGGTAGCCCGAGGCGAAGAGAATTTTGGTCTCGGGATAGGTGATTTTCATCCAGTCGGCGAGTTCCTTTCCGCCCATTTTCGGCATCACCACGTCGGTTAGAAGCAGATCGATCTTGGTGCCGTTGACTGTCTTCAAGCAATCCTGCGCCTCGATTCCGTTGCCCGCCTCCAAAACTGTGTAACCCAGCGAGCGCAGGATGTTCGTCGTCAGCGGGCGCACCGCCGGATCATCCTCCACGACGAGCAGCGTCTCTTTTCCGCCCTGCACTTTGACGTCGGCAATGCGGTTGGTCTCGCGTGCGCCATCAGAGATCATCTTCGGGAAATACACGTCGAACGTCGAGCCGCGACCGAGCTTCGAGTGGACCGCGACGTAGCCGTTGCTCTGCGTGATAATGCCGTAACACGTGGCCAGCCCAAGCCCGGTGCCCTTGCCTTTTTCCTTGGTCGTGAAGAACGGCTCGAACAAATGTTCCTTCGTGTGATCGTCCATGCCGGTGCCGTTGTCGCTGAGCGAAAGCAGCACGTAATCACCGGGAATGATTCCCGGAATATCGGCGACCAAGTCGGGACCGACAGTGACGTTGGCGGTGCGAATGGAGAGCACGCCGCCCTCGGGCATGGCGTCGCGGGCGTTGATTGCGAGATTCAAAATGACTTGCTCGATTTGACTCGAACCCGCCTTGATGTCCGCCAGGCTGTCGTCGAGCAGGGTGCGAATCTCGATCGTTTCGCCGATGAGTCGGGCCAGCATTTGATACATGCCGCCGATGGATTTGTTGAGCGCGACGCGAGTCGGCTGGAGATTTTGCTGACGGCTGAAGGCGAGCATCTGGCCGGTGAGCGAGGCGGCGCGCTCGGCGGCTTTCTGGATTTCTGCCGAGTTGCGACTGAGCATGGTGTCGCGCTCGATCATGCTCAGATTGATGTCGTTGTAGCCGATGATGGCTGTGAGCAGGTTGTTAAAATCGTGCGCGACACCGCCGGCGAGACGTCCGATAGCCTCCATTTTTTGCGACTGCCGGAACTGGGTTTCCAGTTTCTTGATGCTGGTGATATCGGTGTAAACGGCGACGTAATGCGACACGCGTCCGTCCGCATCCACGATCGGAGAAAGGCTAATCGCGCTCTGAAATATCGTGCCGTCCTGACGATAGCTGCGCATCTCGACTGAGACTGGTTGCTCGCGGATGATCGCTTTTTCGATGGCCTCGACTTCGCTGATTTCGCTCTCACTCCCAGTCAGCACGCGCCAGTTTTGGCCGAGAAGTTGGTCGTGCGTGTAGTGGGTGATTTTTTCAAATGCCGGGTTGGCGTAAATGATCGGGAACGACCCGTCGGGATGCCGCGCCATGATGACGATTCCCTGGCTGATCGCCTCCATCGCCTTGTCGCGCAAACGGAGGGCTTGCTCCGTGCGGCGGCGCTCGGTGACATCGAGAAACATCGCCACCATCTTGCCGGGCACGGTTTGAAATGCATTCACCTCGTAAGCCGCGCGCAGCTCGCCGCCGTCGTAGAGCACCTGGTCGGTCCACGAGGCTTTTCCCTCACCCGCCGCGCGTCGGTACATGCGTGGAATCTCGGTGCCGGAGAGCGCGGGAAACGCTTCCTCGATGGTCTTGCCGAGGACGGCCTCGTTCTCGAAGCCCATGAAATTTTGCGCCGCAGGATTGGCTCCGATCAGGATCAAGTCCTCCCCGTCGCGCATTTCGTAAATTTGAATGCCCATCGGCGACGACTCGATCACAGAGCGAAATTTCTCCTCGGACTCGCGGACGGATTCCTTGATCGACTCACGGAGCGTCACGTCCTGCACGAGCGAGGCTGCGCCGATGACGTGACCTTTTTTGTCGGCCAGCGGCGTGTTAAACCACTCGCAAACGATCCGGTCGCCATTCTTGGTGATGTTCTCGTTGATGCTCCGAACCGGTTCGACCGTATCGACGATCTTGCCCCAGACTTTGGCCACATTCTCGCGAACGTTCTCGGGCACGATCAATTCCTGACCCAGCTTGCCGATGGCTTCCTCCTTGCTGAACCCGAAGATGCGCTCGGCGGCGGGATTCCATTCTGTGATCTCGAAATTCTGATTCCACTCGATCACGCCTAGCGCGGTTTGCTGGATGTGCAGATTTAGCTTTTGCTCGGACTTGCGAAGATCGTCCTCGGTTCGCATCTGCTCGGTCACATCCTGGGCCAGAAAATGAATCGCCGATTCGCCAAAGAAATCCGCTGAGCGGACTGTGAGTCGAACCTGGATTTTGTCTCCGCTTTTCGTCTTCAGCGAAGCCAGACTCGTTTCCGGTTTGCTCGCGGGGCTGGGTGAACTCGTCGGCACCTCGGCTACCAGCAGTTCGGACACATTCAACTGGAGAAATTCCTCGCGCGAAAAACCCAGGCGCTTGATTGCGGCCTCGTTGACCGCGACGATTTTTTGCGTTTGCGGACTGTAAATCCAGAGCGGATCGGGGCCGCTGTTGAAGAGCTCGCGATAGCGCCGCTCGGAGTTTTCCAGATGCTGGCTGCGGGCGAAAAGGTTAGTCGTTGTCGCCGAGACGAGCATGCTGACCACCGCGCAGACGATGATGAACATCTGCGCCTCCTGCGTTCCGCCCCAGGCCCCGCTGCTGGCGGTCTGAAATGGTCCAAACCCGTGGAGCGTGCCCCAGACGGTGATCACCGCTACCACCAACACAAAGGCCGTCGCCACGCGCTGGCTGAATCGCAGCGCGGCCCACGTCACGAAAAAGAACATCAGAAACGGCAACGAGCCGAAGTAGTTTTGCTGCTGCGGAGAGGTAAAGATGATCCAGCTCAAACTCGCCCCCAGAACGAAGCCGACCGCACATTCGATCTTGCGCCCGAGGGTAAACGACTGGCGCCCCGGGTTTGCCCAGGCCAGAATCGTCGGAGTCATCACCAGCGTGCCGAGGATGTTGCCCGTCCACCAGAGGAGAAATGTGTCGGTGGTGGCGTAGCCGCGCACCAGGCCACCGATCACGAGAGAAGCTGTCCCGAAGATCGCGCTGCACAGACTCGCCAGCAGACCCGCGTAGAAAATAACCTGAAGCGCATCATTCAGCTTGCCGATGCGTGGGCTGAAATTTTTCGACCGCCGCAGGAGCCACGCGCCGAGGAGAGCCTCCAGCGTGTTGCCTGCCGCGATGCCACCGCTCACCCCCAGCGGAGTGTGCGCGAGGAAATTCACCACCATCGCCCCCGCAAAAATGGCGGGCCACAGATTCAATCCAAACAAATAGAGCACCGCAATCGAGACCCCAGCCACTGGCCAAAACCCGGTGTAATGTCCATCGACTGACGTGTGGGACAGGGTGAAATGCCCGATGGCGATATAGATCGCGGCGAGGACGATGACCTTTGCCAGCCACTTCAGAGGTGGCCGGGAGAGGATGGGACTGAGGAAAGAGGGAGGCATCGAGGGAAGGGATTAGTTTTTGTAGAGTTCTTCCGCTTTGCAAGCCCTCTCTTTGAGAGTAATAGCGAACTCATGTCTGCACCCACACCAAACGATTACGACGAGAAGCTGCGGGAGATGGGGAATTATCTGTTCACTCTCGACCAGGACGGCGACGTGGCGCATCGAGACGGCGACATCGTGCGCGTGACCGAGATCGAAAAGGAGATAGAACGGCTCGCACGCAAGGCCGATCATTTTACCAAGGTGGACGGGCCGCATTTCATCCTCGCCAGCCTCGTAAAAGGGCTCGCGCTGCGAATGCTCAAACGCTGGGAAGAGGCGTCGCAGGCATTCCTCGATGTGCTCGACGAGAACCCCATGAACGGCGAGGCCTGGCTCGAACTCACTTGGTGCCTGGGCGAGCAGGGCAAGTGGGATGAAGCCCGCATGGCTGCCGAAAAAGGCACCGATATCTATCCCGATGTCTCCGCCGCGTGGGGCAATCTGGGGCACGTCCTCATTCAACTAGGCGACAAAAAAGCCGCCGCCACCGCCCTCCAGAAAGCCGTGCAACTCGACCCGCAAGACCTTCGCAACCACGAACTTCTCGGCCAAATCTCCGGCTCCTAGATAACCATGGAACTCGCCCAGCGCATCCAGACCTATCTCGGTTCGCAGCCGCAGATTCACCCCACGGCCTTCATCGCCAACACTGCCACCGTCCTCGGTGCAGTCGAGCTTGGGGAAAACGTCAGCATCTGGTTTAGTGCCGTGCTGAGGGGCGACATCAACCGCATCGTCGTCGGCCCCGGCTCCAACGTGCAGGACGGCGCAGTCCTCCACATCGCCGACGATTATCCGTGTCTCGTCGGCGCGAACGTCACCATCGGCCACGGAGCCATTGTCCACGCCTGCACCGTCGAAGATGAAGTCCTCATCGGCATGGGCGCCACCATCCTCGATGGAGCCGTCATCGGTCGCCGCAGCATCATCGGCGCTGGCGCGTTGGTCACCGGAAAATCCATTATCCCGCCCGGCTCCCTCGTCCTCGGCTCCCCGGCCAAAGTCCTCAAACCCCTCTCCGAGACCGAGCAAAACAGCATCAAAGAATGGGCCGAGAAATACGTCGCGCTTTCGCGGGTTTATCTCACTAGATAGCTGTCGCGAAATCGCCGATGACGGGGAGGCGGCGGAGGTGGGCGCCCATGCGGGGGATGCAGGCGATGAGGGCGCGGGTGTAGGGGTGTTGCGGTTCGCGGATGACGCGCTCGGCGTCGCCTTGCTCGACGATCTCGCCGCGATACATCACGATCACCCGGTCGGCCAGGCCGCGAACGAGGCCGAAATTATGGGTGATCATGAGGATAGACATGGCGAGTTCGGTCTTTAACTCCTTCAGCAAACCGATGACCTGCGCCTGCGTGGTGACATCGAGCGCGGTGGTCGGTTCGTCGGCCACGAGCAGGTTGGGCCGGGCGCAGAGGGCCATGGCAATCATCACGCGCTGCTGCATGCCGCCGCTGAGTTGAAACGGACGCGCATCGAGCCGGCTGGCGGCGTTGACGATCCCGACTTTCTCCAGCCAGAAGATGATTTCGCGGTCGAGGTCGCTCACGTCGGGCCGGTGGAGGCGAAGCATTTCGGCGAGTTGCGAGCGGATGCTGCGAACGGGGTTGAGCGAGGTGGAGGGTTCCTGGAAAACGTAGGCAATCTGGCGTCCGCGGAGTGAGCGGAGTTCTATTTCATTCATGGCGAGCACGTCGCGGCCCTCCCAGAAGATGCGACCCGCCGGATACGAGACGGGCGGCGAGGGAAGCAGGCGGGTGAGTGCGAGCGCGGTGACGCTTTTGCCGCTGCCGCTCTCGCCCACGACGGCGAGGGTCTCGCCTTTTTCGATGGCAAAACTGATGCCATGGACGACTTCATTTCCGCCAAAGGCGATGTGCAAATCTTCAACGCGCAGGAGTTCGGGCATGGGGAACATTTAGTCACAGTGGGCACGGAGGGCACAGAGAATTTTGTGTTCTTTGCGTTCTTTGTGGTTCAATAGTTTCCCGACATGCGGACACTTTCCTTTTTTCTCATCCTCCTCTGCGGCCTTGCCTCTTGTGCGAAGAAACCCGAGGCCGCCAAGCCGATCGTGATTGGGATGGAACTCAACTTTCCGCCGTTTGAAATGAAGACGCCCGCAGGCGAGCCGAGCGGCGTGAGCGTGGATCTGGCGCAGGCGATGTCGCAGTTTCTCGGTCGCAAAATTCAGATCGAAGACATGCCGTTCGACGCGCTCATTCCATCGCTCAAGACTGGCAAGATCGACCTCATTCTTTCCTCCATGACGCGCACTGAGGAACGCGCGCAGTCGATTGATTTCTCCGATCCGTATCTGAGCACCGGCGTCTCGATTCTGGCGGGCAAAAACTCGGGCATTAACAGCGTCGCCGACCTCGATCAACCCGCCCGAACCATCGCGGTGAAGAAGGGGACCACGAGCCACATCTACGCGACGGAGCATCTAAAAAAGGCGAAGGTGCTCGTCTTCGATAACGATGGAACTGGAGTCCTCGAAGTGACGCAGGGCAAGGCCGATGCGTTCCTCTACGACCAGATGTCGATCTATCAATATTACAAAAAAAATCCCATGACCACGAAGGCGATCCTGGAGCCGTTTCAGAAGGAGAACTGGGCCATCGGCATCCGCAAAGACAACGACGCGTTGCGTAAAGACGTCAATCGTTTCCTGGCGGATTTCAAAGCTAGAAAAGGCTTCGACGCCCTCGGTGACAAGTATCTCGGCGAAGACAAGAAAGCCTTCGCAGCGATGGGGTTCCCGTTTTACTTCTAACTACCTTGCGGGTTGTTAAGCTTGCAGAGTATGAGAGGACTAGCGAACTGACATAGACCCGTTGGGGTCGGCATATCTATAGACAATCGAGTTTCAGTTCAATCAGGTCCGTAGGACCGGCATCGTCTAGCTTGAGGAATTCCAATGTCGCACCTGCGGCGCTCAAGTATTTTTTCTAGCTTGCTGCTATAGATATTAGGCTCCCACGGAGCCATTAGCTGCGTTATGTGCGATTCCGAGTCGCTACCGTTAGGTTTCTCCCTAACTCCACTCGACCGGGAACGATTTCTTCTGGTTGAACTTGTCGTGGTAGTGGCACTTCTTGTTTTCCACTCCGTATTCGTGGACCATTTTGGTGACCTTCACGTCGAAGCAGCAATACTCGGCGATGTCGTGGATGCGGCCTTCTTTCCACCACTTGAGGGCGTCCATGCCGTCGGCGGTTTTGCCGACTCCGAGCGAGGCTTCGGCCAGTGAGTCGAGCTTCACGCGGTGGCCGAGTTTTTCCTCCACCGTCACTAACATATCGAGCGTGCGGCATTGGTCGGGCAGGTCGAGGATGGTGTAGCCCATGAGGACTTCGTAGTCGAAGCTGATGACGTTGAAGCCGACGACGAGATCGGCGCGGATGAGTTGTTGGATGAGTTCGTTGACGTTGCGTTCCTGATAGATGCGATACTCGCCGAGCTTCGTGCTGTAAGTGACGCCGATGGACATGCCCATGTCGCGCTTGCGGTCCCAGCCGCCGGCGTCGTTGGCGGTGCGGCGGGTTTCCAGATCGAAGTAAACGATGTCGCGACTCATCCCTTAAATATGCAGGACGACTTCGCTCGCTGGAAAGCGAACT harbors:
- the der gene encoding ribosome biogenesis GTPase Der, translated to MNSLVAIVGRPNVGKSALFNRLAGRRIAIVHDQPGVTRDRLNALCKLGDKPFEIIDTGGIIATTNDNFDEAVRVEADIAMATAQVILFVVDSTAGFTPADQELAKILRRADKPVLLLVNKMDHAKHEGMEEAFSRLGFEVFPISAEHNRGINAVVQRVEALIPETEEESNATPDKPIKIALVGRPNVGKSSLINSILNDQRTIVSDVSGTTRDAVDIPYRQGEQDYLLIDTAGIRHRSKQDTSVEIFSVMRSEKTIRRADLCVLVLDAAVGLTAQDKKIAGLIQKAEKPCIVVINKSDLLDSAGKDARRDYLQMLGTELFFLDHAPRALVSAKTGQRMEDLFKCIERVVTQSKSQLATGPLNRLLKQALTAHPPPVVGNRRLKIYYATRIDDKRRDLIPVPRFLFFVNKPDALTQTYEKYLEGQIRAATAYEGLPVIFKLREREHTTPGPV
- a CDS encoding PAS domain S-box protein; the encoded protein is MPPSFLSPILSRPPLKWLAKVIVLAAIYIAIGHFTLSHTSVDGHYTGFWPVAGVSIAVLYLFGLNLWPAIFAGAMVVNFLAHTPLGVSGGIAAGNTLEALLGAWLLRRSKNFSPRIGKLNDALQVIFYAGLLASLCSAIFGTASLVIGGLVRGYATTDTFLLWWTGNILGTLVMTPTILAWANPGRQSFTLGRKIECAVGFVLGASLSWIIFTSPQQQNYFGSLPFLMFFFVTWAALRFSQRVATAFVLVVAVITVWGTLHGFGPFQTASSGAWGGTQEAQMFIIVCAVVSMLVSATTTNLFARSQHLENSERRYRELFNSGPDPLWIYSPQTQKIVAVNEAAIKRLGFSREEFLQLNVSELLVAEVPTSSPSPASKPETSLASLKTKSGDKIQVRLTVRSADFFGESAIHFLAQDVTEQMRTEDDLRKSEQKLNLHIQQTALGVIEWNQNFEITEWNPAAERIFGFSKEEAIGKLGQELIVPENVRENVAKVWGKIVDTVEPVRSINENITKNGDRIVCEWFNTPLADKKGHVIGAASLVQDVTLRESIKESVRESEEKFRSVIESSPMGIQIYEMRDGEDLILIGANPAAQNFMGFENEAVLGKTIEEAFPALSGTEIPRMYRRAAGEGKASWTDQVLYDGGELRAAYEVNAFQTVPGKMVAMFLDVTERRRTEQALRLRDKAMEAISQGIVIMARHPDGSFPIIYANPAFEKITHYTHDQLLGQNWRVLTGSESEISEVEAIEKAIIREQPVSVEMRSYRQDGTIFQSAISLSPIVDADGRVSHYVAVYTDITSIKKLETQFRQSQKMEAIGRLAGGVAHDFNNLLTAIIGYNDINLSMIERDTMLSRNSAEIQKAAERAASLTGQMLAFSRQQNLQPTRVALNKSIGGMYQMLARLIGETIEIRTLLDDSLADIKAGSSQIEQVILNLAINARDAMPEGGVLSIRTANVTVGPDLVADIPGIIPGDYVLLSLSDNGTGMDDHTKEHLFEPFFTTKEKGKGTGLGLATCYGIITQSNGYVAVHSKLGRGSTFDVYFPKMISDGARETNRIADVKVQGGKETLLVVEDDPAVRPLTTNILRSLGYTVLEAGNGIEAQDCLKTVNGTKIDLLLTDVVMPKMGGKELADWMKITYPETKILFASGYLENMLSREDIGEDEAYFLRKPFTARTLARKVRAVLDQEEDSLIG
- a CDS encoding tetratricopeptide repeat protein; the protein is MSAPTPNDYDEKLREMGNYLFTLDQDGDVAHRDGDIVRVTEIEKEIERLARKADHFTKVDGPHFILASLVKGLALRMLKRWEEASQAFLDVLDENPMNGEAWLELTWCLGEQGKWDEARMAAEKGTDIYPDVSAAWGNLGHVLIQLGDKKAAATALQKAVQLDPQDLRNHELLGQISGS
- a CDS encoding gamma carbonic anhydrase family protein gives rise to the protein MELAQRIQTYLGSQPQIHPTAFIANTATVLGAVELGENVSIWFSAVLRGDINRIVVGPGSNVQDGAVLHIADDYPCLVGANVTIGHGAIVHACTVEDEVLIGMGATILDGAVIGRRSIIGAGALVTGKSIIPPGSLVLGSPAKVLKPLSETEQNSIKEWAEKYVALSRVYLTR
- a CDS encoding ABC transporter ATP-binding protein, which produces MPELLRVEDLHIAFGGNEVVHGISFAIEKGETLAVVGESGSGKSVTALALTRLLPSPPVSYPAGRIFWEGRDVLAMNEIELRSLRGRQIAYVFQEPSTSLNPVRSIRSQLAEMLRLHRPDVSDLDREIIFWLEKVGIVNAASRLDARPFQLSGGMQQRVMIAMALCARPNLLVADEPTTALDVTTQAQVIGLLKELKTELAMSILMITHNFGLVRGLADRVIVMYRGEIVEQGDAERVIREPQHPYTRALIACIPRMGAHLRRLPVIGDFATAI
- a CDS encoding transporter substrate-binding domain-containing protein, which produces MRTLSFFLILLCGLASCAKKPEAAKPIVIGMELNFPPFEMKTPAGEPSGVSVDLAQAMSQFLGRKIQIEDMPFDALIPSLKTGKIDLILSSMTRTEERAQSIDFSDPYLSTGVSILAGKNSGINSVADLDQPARTIAVKKGTTSHIYATEHLKKAKVLVFDNDGTGVLEVTQGKADAFLYDQMSIYQYYKKNPMTTKAILEPFQKENWAIGIRKDNDALRKDVNRFLADFKARKGFDALGDKYLGEDKKAFAAMGFPFYF
- a CDS encoding ribonuclease H-like domain-containing protein — encoded protein: MSRDIVYFDLETRRTANDAGGWDRKRDMGMSIGVTYSTKLGEYRIYQERNVNELIQQLIRADLVVGFNVISFDYEVLMGYTILDLPDQCRTLDMLVTVEEKLGHRVKLDSLAEASLGVGKTADGMDALKWWKEGRIHDIAEYCCFDVKVTKMVHEYGVENKKCHYHDKFNQKKSFPVEWS